The window ATTTATGGTAGGTGGCCCTGTCGGAGCTGTTGTTGCCGGAGGAACCGGATACATCTTAAATAAAATAACCGGGGAAAAAGAACCTATTCCGTCGCCTTCTCCCTCCAATTCTCCCCTTACCAACTGCGCCGATGCAGCCAAAACCTATTTCACCCGTTTCAGCGAAGACGCATTCTCTCAACTCCAACAATACGAAACCCTTGCTCAAAAAACGCTGTGCTTCCAAGCCTCTGAATACTCCCCCGAAACAACACCCGCTTATCACCAACACCAATTCCTCAACACCCTATTGCAAGATTTAAATGAAGCAATCACCCAAACTACAATCTAGAATCAAAAATATCTTTGAAATTAAAAATTTAGAATTGGTTATTGCAAGCGACATAAAGGTTTTTTGAAATGCAAATTTCCATTCAAGTTTTCGATCTACAGTCGATCGAACAAAAACGAAACATAGAGTCATTTTGACGAAAAAGCTACGATCCCCTCTTTATTCCTTAAGAAATAAAACCTTGGGAGGTTATCATACTCACCCAATTCTTGTTGTATAAAAGAAGTAAAGCTATTCAATTCCGTAGACGGTTGCACGTTTATCGTTCCCAATTGCCCCATTAAGGACTTTTATGAGGGAAATTAATCGAAATGTTCAAGAAAACTTTAGTTGCAATAGATAATTCTGCGTTTGGTCAAGTCGTATTTGAAAAAGCACTGACCTTAGCCAAAGCATTGAATGGTCAGCTCATGTTGCTGAACGTTCTGAGTTCTCAAGAAGAAGGATATCCCAAAACCCAACCCGGACGTTACGGACAAGAAGCCGCTCAATGCTATCTTGCGGAATGGGAAGCCTTTAAAGCACGCGGTTTAGAGTTATTACAAGCACGTGCGACTCAAGCAATTGAAATGGGAGTCAGCACAGAAATAACCCAAAGCTTAGGTAACCCCGGACAGAGTATTTGCGACTTAGCGCAAACTTGGAAAGCAGACCTTATTGTATTGGGGTGTCACAATGGTTCGGATTTAGGAGAATTAATCCTAGGAAGCGTCAGTAATTATGTCAACCACAACTCCCACTGTTCGGTATTAACCATTCGCGCATCAATGGAGAAACCCTCCTCAATTGAGAGTAAACCAATGGTAATGCAGCACAGTTAAAAAATAGCCGTAACATCCCGCATCCCCGTGTCACCCCAAATACCTGACTGCTGAGAACTGAGTGCTATACTAGCCCCTTGAGAATTTGAAACTTCAGGAGCAAAATGAGTAAGAAACTACGTAATATATTGCTGGGTGCGGGTCTTGCGACGGCTGGCGCGATTGGAACCAAGAAAGCAGTCGATTACTTCCGCAATCGCGGTGAAGAAGACGTGATTGATGAGAGTCAGGGGGACGCAGAACCCCAATCCGCCGAACAAGTTGCCTACGCCACTGTCCAAGATAGTTCGGTTCAGCAATTCTTAGATGCGAGTTTTGGCAATCCCGGTCGATACGTTCCCACTCGTCCTCCTAAAGTCTTTGACTATCAAGGGACGCAATGTATGGTGATTTGGGCTTACGACAACCAAAAAGAGAAAAACCAAATGCTCGCCTTTATTTATGAGGGTGAAGAACGGAAAATGCTTGCCAGCGTCGGATATACATCTGAGAAAACCGACTATAACATCAACCTATCGAATACGCCTTTTGCGGTTGAGGTTAATGGTGAGACAATCACTTCCGGTCAATCGGAAACCGCAGGAACCGATGAAGTGGATTTTATTCTAGCTTGATGCGGTTAAGCGGCAACGCATTTAATTTGGGACGATTCACAAATCGATAAGCTAGAAACAGCAAGCTTTTGGCTGATTGCTTAACGCGATACAAGTCGCTCAATCCCCAATTCAAATCAATCTTAGCTAAAAGCATCTCCTACAAAACAAAGGGATACAGTCCGACTGTATCCCTTTATTGCAGATTGAGTTGTGAGGGAAATTTCAAGAAAAAGGTGAGAAGGGAAGATAACATCCTGAATGACATTGGTTCAACGCAACAACATCTCGTTCAAAAATGAACTCGCTATAGTCAGCAATATTGTCCAGACCCATGAGGTTGAGAATAATCTCAGCCGCCAACCATACAATTATTTTAGTGAATACTTTTTTTCCATGACGCTTCATGAGTTTGAACCTCCGAAAGGAGAAAAGTTTGAGGGTTGGAGATCGGAAATCTCTCTTAACCCAAGGATTCCATTGAGGGATACTTCATCAGGTTTCTAATTACGTTGTCTTTGACCATGAGTAGCCGCGACACTTGGACTAACAGTTCTTGCATCTGCTCGCGACTCATTTTGTCTGTTGAGTCCTCGATTATTTTGATTTGAAACTGTTGTTCTAGGGTGAGTTCAAAGGATTGTGGATTCACGATAGACCTCCAAATTATTCAAGGGGTTTTACAAAGCACGGGTGGCGAAGAAGATGCACGTAGAAGTAGACAAATTTGGGTGGACGGTGGAGAGAGTGTCATCAATCTTTCCTAAATGGCAGTCCGAAGCGATAGCTCGAAGGAAGTAACGTTTAGAAAAGGTTGATATCAATATTATTTGTCTACAAGAGACACCTTTGACTTTCCGCTTGATTTTGCAGTTTTTTATGAAACTTTTTTTTCTGGTTGTAGGGGAAAGACCTGATTAACCTGAGAACTTGGAATGAGTTGCCAGCCTTGAGCGTTCAGTTTTTGGAAGGTGGCGAATCCTTTAGAACCGTCGCGATCGGGATAGTCGCGTACTGCATATTCAGGAAAACTGGTATAGGGTCGCCATCCTTGAATGGGGTTCGTTCTCAAGTGTAGGATTTTTGTTCCTTGAGTTCCCGCAGTGGGTAGCCAACACATTTGTTTGAGCATGATTCGCTCCTAAATAGTAACAATGGAAACTTTTTCGTTTGTTGTCTCTCGTTTTTTAGAATGCCAACGAATATTGGTATTTTTTTGCAGTATAGACAATAATTTTTTTTTTGACAGTACCCCAAGAAGGTAGTGAGAAATTAGTGGGTTTTTGATGGGAAAAAGGGGATGAATAGTAACAAAATTTACAGAAAGTTATTTCTTGATCTTTGTTCTCAAGGGGAAGTTAAAATTTCCTAAGCTAATCGATCGAGACGTGGAAAAAAGATTTTCAGTTCCTCGATCGCGGAAAGCCTGGATCGCGCGATCGCGCTCAAATTGCAAACCTTTGAAGCAAGTTGAGAAACAAAAATTCAAGGAGGTAAAGAGAATATCAAAAAGGATTTATAACTTCTATTTCCCAGATCGTCTAAGGGAAATCGGCTCTTTTACATTGAGAAACTGGATGAGTTTTGAATCTAAAACCCTGTTTTACTTATTGGTTTGAGCAAAAGTACCCTTCAAGGGTAATGTCAAGCTTTGATGAAACTTGGCATTATAAGGCAGGAGTTAAAAAAGGCGACCTGAAAAGCTGCATCTCTACGGAGAAGCAAACCTTTCTTCAACTCGCATCAACATCAAGGAAAATCATGTTATCCACACAACGCAAGCCCCAAATCAGCAATACTCAAGTGCAAAACTTGCCTTTGCCTCCCGTTCATCTTGAACTCTCTAATTTGAGCGTAATGGGAAAGGTGGTTGATGACTCTTTGTGTATTATCCGCAGTAGCGAACAGTTTGAACTTTCTCTGGAGATTAAATTCCGTGGCGGTTCTTTAACTGATTTCCTGCTTTGTGCTGGTTTAGAAATCGATGTAACTTACACGATTGAGGGTTTTGGGCCGGCATCGAAGACGAATATCGATGCGATGTCAGTTAAAACCATCAAAGGGAAGTATGAGTATGTTGCCCTTTATTCGGGAACGCCTGCGGGTGCGGGTTTGGTTCCGGGATTTTATAAGGTAGCTGCTTTGGTTACAGTGAAGTGTCCTGATGCTTGCTGCAACGAACCTGTAGCGTTTGGTTACATTACGCCAATCGTCTTTCAGGTTTATGCCTAAATGACAGGCTTGGGGGAATGGCTAACCCTCGGTGCCTGGAATTGAAGGAAAATCAAATTCTGAAGTCCTAGAAAAAATACCCAACTGTCTGCTGGCAGGTTACTCATGCCTGTCAGTTTTCTCATTTGATGTTCCCAATTAGGGAGAAGAGGATC of the Lusitaniella coriacea LEGE 07157 genome contains:
- a CDS encoding universal stress protein, giving the protein MFKKTLVAIDNSAFGQVVFEKALTLAKALNGQLMLLNVLSSQEEGYPKTQPGRYGQEAAQCYLAEWEAFKARGLELLQARATQAIEMGVSTEITQSLGNPGQSICDLAQTWKADLIVLGCHNGSDLGELILGSVSNYVNHNSHCSVLTIRASMEKPSSIESKPMVMQHS
- a CDS encoding NblA/ycf18 family protein, which translates into the protein MNPQSFELTLEQQFQIKIIEDSTDKMSREQMQELLVQVSRLLMVKDNVIRNLMKYPSMESLG